A window of Leptospira stimsonii contains these coding sequences:
- a CDS encoding tetratricopeptide repeat protein has protein sequence MAEANSTPLKEAELEQVRSILQPLSKNPDISEELNPMLSVFREKMGYGSPVSSEEEEEETPDSTTEPDDFDEGDDDGEAPPPLERPKSKILDDDDIDLDELLAEPSQSTASDDDFDSTPADSGDTDPFADFGMDSEPAPTPSSEETDPFADFGLPPETPTSAGDDFGLGEETPSSNEPSDPFAGLDEMTGGEASSEADPFADLGSGTETPETDPFGGSDFGTPTSSDDSDPFAGMDSFTSTPDSGADADPFADLGGGTGTPDIGDDFGLSSSEPTTGAGDSFDDLMSSSPEPAGGDDDFFSQPTDAGPSSAETDPFADFGDLGSPGQDPFSDLTSSATASEDPFADFVPSTEEDTLSDIPGGADASFDSFSPDLDGDSGGDDYDPGSSFGLEADLQGLASEEKEEIDKGLKDEELAIIQKEILRYPPVLRRAVIDAIVQDRMTPRDQKGLLELIKIESSPEEIADFLSGVLGETISLSQRGSGFSKDGVPIISTDPLYTKEGLQRQKKAIRRTVFGIAATIFLIVGGTFLYRNFIIPNQAAQYYEQGLTLIREAGSYPKSSEVRKKKFFEAEEAFAKGENILPNHLKYLNLYGVEYTRIEEYDRGFEKLFGKVSPDFGAGGEEPSSNAWDKREKVPIITLAKGQVWDNAKLPIAGKSGNENRMILIAQDGIQRKIQKAGAYIVMRLEKQTHDNMTYKNLGRFHSSIMPSFTESSLGGGRYKNDQLAINFYKQVYTDGNEPYDEESTAGIAKIYYNRREFGKAASFYNKIVEIDPSSPVGQGGLLSTYIEMWKEDGNPQFVINHHRQIKNNLDIEKKLSLYVLSKLASFYTDLNKKELRIRYNINPVDQVSGMEVNDNALEILDLIYHKTEEDSITGVERDGADYAEGYYQRGRYFASIKESIQARRFFEKAATLDPAHYLAATELAENAIRLANFGEADKLLNEAIQRFENYKQGYGAREEDETLIQGNAGKIYFDKARIQYLSAAGITEKDKITEFPGRKIYPFRARTAMDSVAKTRSMELKNSLEGFSKAESVQTDENEFTLIRRWRTPLPAGIQRELRYFKGWVDYMSGDFAASLNEWSGFEDEDEYNHSTLLMGKANAFYYTGQYKASLGNYLKVQDDMEEKLLNMGLPKPDDPYHQEVYQTLVAAYNNIGAVYEKQGNTAEALKHYWKAIETARKINEVSEIAMSNKDLMFKKEAIGQDPLLEDWLSPTLDSVKKLVRE, from the coding sequence ATGGCAGAGGCGAATTCTACCCCACTCAAGGAAGCAGAATTAGAACAGGTTCGTTCTATTCTCCAACCTCTTTCCAAGAATCCGGATATTTCGGAAGAGCTCAATCCTATGCTCTCCGTCTTTCGCGAAAAGATGGGATATGGAAGTCCCGTTTCCTCTGAGGAAGAGGAAGAAGAAACGCCTGATTCTACTACGGAACCGGACGATTTTGACGAGGGAGACGATGACGGCGAAGCCCCCCCGCCACTCGAAAGACCCAAATCCAAAATTCTCGACGATGATGATATCGATTTAGACGAACTCTTAGCGGAACCTTCTCAATCCACTGCTTCCGACGACGATTTTGATTCTACCCCTGCCGATTCCGGAGACACCGATCCGTTTGCCGATTTTGGGATGGATTCCGAGCCTGCCCCAACTCCGAGTTCCGAAGAAACGGACCCATTTGCGGACTTCGGACTTCCTCCGGAAACTCCTACATCCGCAGGCGACGACTTTGGTTTAGGAGAGGAAACTCCCTCTTCGAATGAACCTTCGGATCCGTTCGCCGGATTGGATGAGATGACCGGTGGGGAAGCAAGTTCGGAAGCAGATCCCTTTGCGGATCTTGGGAGCGGAACGGAAACACCCGAAACCGATCCGTTTGGCGGAAGCGATTTTGGAACGCCTACATCTTCCGACGATTCGGATCCGTTTGCAGGAATGGATTCTTTCACATCGACTCCGGATTCCGGAGCGGATGCAGATCCGTTCGCGGATCTTGGCGGTGGAACGGGAACTCCGGATATAGGAGACGATTTCGGATTATCTTCTTCCGAACCGACTACCGGCGCCGGAGATTCCTTTGATGATTTGATGTCTTCCTCTCCGGAGCCAGCTGGTGGAGACGACGACTTTTTTAGCCAACCAACGGACGCCGGTCCTTCCTCAGCAGAAACGGATCCTTTCGCTGATTTTGGCGATCTAGGTTCGCCGGGCCAAGACCCCTTCTCCGACCTAACTTCTTCCGCAACTGCCTCGGAAGATCCATTCGCGGATTTTGTTCCCTCGACGGAAGAAGATACGTTATCCGACATCCCAGGTGGAGCCGACGCATCCTTTGATTCCTTTAGTCCCGATTTGGACGGTGATTCCGGTGGAGATGATTATGACCCGGGCAGTTCTTTCGGACTCGAAGCCGATCTTCAAGGACTTGCGAGCGAAGAAAAAGAGGAAATCGATAAAGGACTCAAAGACGAAGAACTCGCAATCATTCAAAAAGAAATTCTCCGTTATCCTCCGGTCCTTCGCCGTGCGGTAATCGACGCGATCGTTCAGGATCGAATGACTCCGAGAGATCAAAAAGGTCTCTTAGAACTCATTAAAATCGAAAGTTCTCCCGAGGAAATCGCCGACTTCCTGTCCGGTGTTTTGGGGGAAACGATCTCCTTATCGCAAAGAGGAAGTGGATTTTCCAAAGACGGGGTTCCGATCATCTCCACAGATCCTCTTTATACAAAAGAAGGATTACAGAGACAAAAGAAAGCGATTCGAAGAACGGTTTTCGGAATCGCGGCGACGATCTTTTTGATCGTCGGCGGAACCTTCCTCTATCGAAATTTTATCATCCCGAACCAGGCCGCTCAGTATTACGAACAAGGACTGACTCTCATTCGAGAAGCGGGTTCTTATCCGAAGAGCAGTGAAGTGCGTAAGAAAAAATTCTTCGAAGCGGAAGAAGCCTTTGCAAAGGGAGAGAATATTCTTCCCAATCATCTCAAATATCTCAATCTTTACGGTGTAGAATACACACGAATCGAAGAATACGATCGCGGTTTTGAAAAACTCTTCGGGAAGGTCAGTCCGGACTTCGGCGCTGGCGGAGAAGAGCCTTCATCCAACGCCTGGGACAAAAGAGAAAAAGTTCCCATCATCACCCTCGCCAAAGGTCAAGTTTGGGACAACGCGAAACTTCCTATCGCAGGAAAAAGCGGAAACGAGAATCGAATGATTCTCATCGCTCAGGATGGGATCCAGAGAAAGATTCAGAAAGCAGGTGCCTATATCGTGATGCGACTGGAAAAACAAACCCACGACAACATGACTTATAAGAATTTGGGACGGTTCCATTCTTCCATCATGCCTTCTTTCACCGAATCGTCGTTAGGTGGTGGAAGATATAAAAACGACCAGCTCGCGATCAATTTTTACAAACAAGTCTACACCGACGGAAACGAACCCTACGACGAAGAATCCACCGCGGGAATCGCAAAGATCTATTACAATCGAAGGGAGTTTGGAAAAGCCGCTTCGTTTTACAATAAAATCGTGGAAATCGATCCTTCGAGTCCGGTCGGTCAAGGCGGCCTACTCTCGACTTACATCGAGATGTGGAAGGAAGACGGAAATCCTCAGTTTGTGATCAACCATCACAGACAGATCAAAAACAACTTGGACATCGAGAAAAAGCTCTCTCTCTATGTACTTTCCAAACTCGCGTCTTTTTATACGGATTTGAATAAAAAAGAATTAAGAATTCGTTATAATATCAATCCGGTCGATCAGGTTTCCGGAATGGAAGTCAACGACAACGCACTCGAAATTCTCGATCTGATCTATCACAAAACCGAAGAGGATTCCATAACAGGAGTCGAAAGAGATGGAGCGGATTACGCTGAAGGTTATTATCAAAGAGGAAGATATTTCGCTTCCATCAAGGAATCGATCCAAGCCAGAAGATTTTTTGAAAAGGCCGCGACCTTGGATCCCGCACACTATTTGGCCGCGACGGAACTAGCCGAGAACGCGATCCGACTCGCGAACTTTGGAGAAGCGGACAAATTGTTAAACGAAGCGATCCAACGTTTTGAAAACTACAAACAAGGTTACGGCGCTAGAGAAGAGGACGAAACCTTGATCCAAGGAAATGCCGGAAAAATCTATTTCGATAAGGCGAGAATCCAATATCTCTCAGCCGCGGGAATCACCGAAAAAGATAAGATCACCGAATTTCCGGGAAGAAAGATCTATCCTTTCCGTGCGAGAACGGCGATGGATTCGGTTGCGAAAACAAGATCGATGGAACTCAAGAATTCTTTGGAAGGGTTTTCCAAAGCGGAATCCGTTCAGACGGATGAAAACGAATTCACACTCATTCGTAGATGGAGAACCCCTCTTCCTGCCGGAATCCAAAGAGAACTTCGCTACTTCAAAGGTTGGGTGGATTATATGAGCGGGGATTTCGCGGCTTCGTTAAACGAATGGTCCGGATTTGAGGACGAAGACGAATACAATCATTCCACTCTTCTGATGGGAAAAGCGAACGCATTTTATTATACCGGTCAATACAAGGCAAGCCTCGGAAATTATCTCAAGGTCCAAGACGACATGGAAGAGAAACTTCTGAACATGGGACTTCCGAAACCGGATGATCCGTATCACCAAGAAGTGTATCAAACCCTCGTGGCCGCTTATAACAACATAGGCGCCGTATATGAAAAACAAGGAAACACTGCCGAAGCACTAAAACATTATTGGAAAGCGATTGAAACCGCAAGAAAGATCAACGAGGTTTCCGAAATCGCGATGTCCAATAAAGATCTTATGTTCAAAAAGGAAGCCATCGGACAAGACCCTCTCCTGGAAGACTGGCTTTCTCCCACGCTGGATAGCGTTAAAAAACTAGTCCGAGAATAA
- a CDS encoding carbohydrate-binding module 48, which translates to MLFEKPIESLFRMKSFPKTKIFLLALLLTITVAIGADDAGNWIGSFSSEDYEDFVEPVEKEKIYYYWQMEKLKRPVAPRYIRYIDSSLSLETGRLLNRGILFTFEGIENEEVSVCGNFSLWRCLPLKKNDHGIFYTVYDPESKDTIREELKILEYKFRVDGLFTHDPSNPDSTEDGDGSLVSRLIAVPSGPDKHVTTRILEDSPYEELEFRTVEFRIYAPDAEMIALVGDFNHWDPEQDILKKERDGVFTLIKKMKSGNYLYNFVRDGKMILDTFNQNTRLRVDTGEISSYLIVPERTYALEAK; encoded by the coding sequence ATGCTTTTCGAGAAACCGATCGAATCTTTATTCAGAATGAAATCGTTTCCTAAGACAAAAATTTTTCTCCTCGCTCTACTTCTTACCATCACCGTTGCGATCGGCGCTGACGACGCCGGAAATTGGATCGGATCCTTTTCTTCGGAGGACTACGAAGACTTTGTCGAGCCCGTGGAAAAAGAAAAGATCTACTATTACTGGCAGATGGAAAAACTAAAAAGACCGGTCGCACCGAGATACATTCGTTATATCGATTCTTCACTTTCTCTCGAAACGGGAAGACTTCTCAATCGAGGAATTCTTTTCACGTTTGAGGGAATCGAAAACGAAGAAGTTTCCGTCTGCGGAAATTTTTCTCTTTGGAGATGTCTTCCCCTCAAGAAGAACGATCACGGAATTTTTTATACGGTCTACGATCCAGAAAGCAAAGATACGATTCGAGAAGAACTCAAAATTTTAGAATACAAATTCAGAGTGGACGGTCTTTTTACGCATGATCCGTCTAACCCCGATTCGACGGAAGACGGAGACGGTTCTTTGGTTTCCAGACTCATCGCTGTTCCGTCCGGACCGGATAAACACGTCACCACTCGAATCTTAGAAGATTCTCCTTATGAAGAATTGGAATTTAGAACCGTAGAATTTCGTATCTACGCGCCCGATGCGGAGATGATCGCACTCGTAGGAGATTTCAATCACTGGGATCCGGAACAGGATATTCTTAAAAAAGAAAGAGACGGAGTTTTTACGCTCATCAAAAAAATGAAATCCGGAAATTACCTCTATAACTTTGTTCGAGACGGAAAGATGATTTTGGATACGTTCAACCAGAACACTCGTCTCAGAGTGGACACGGGAGAAATATCTTCTTATCTAATCGTTCCGGAACGAACATACGCCCTCGAAGCAAAATGA
- the trxB gene encoding thioredoxin-disulfide reductase: MAHKIVIIGSGPAGHTAAIYAARANLNPVMYEGFMAGGIAAGGQLTTTTEVENFPGFPEGIDGTKLTQLFREQSVKYGTKIFTQTITKVDFSSRPFKLWSDDELIEAEAVIIATGATAKRMHVTGEDTYWQRGISACAVCDGALPIYRNKELVVVGGGDSAVEEASHLTKFASKVYLVHRRDSLRASKIMQKRATTHPKIEILWNSQVEEAKGDGKNLTSLTLQDTVNGQKKELAVGGLFYAIGHKPNTDIFEGILDLDESGYIKTIPGTTKTSIEGVFAAGDVQDKVYRQAVSAAGSGCMAALDAERWLESNEE, encoded by the coding sequence ATGGCCCACAAAATTGTCATCATTGGATCCGGCCCCGCAGGTCACACAGCCGCCATCTACGCGGCAAGAGCAAACTTAAACCCGGTTATGTACGAAGGTTTTATGGCTGGCGGAATCGCCGCGGGAGGACAGCTCACAACGACAACGGAAGTCGAAAATTTCCCTGGATTTCCAGAAGGAATCGACGGTACCAAATTGACCCAACTCTTCCGTGAACAATCCGTGAAATACGGTACAAAAATTTTCACTCAAACGATCACGAAGGTGGATTTCTCTTCTCGTCCTTTCAAACTCTGGTCGGACGACGAACTCATAGAGGCAGAGGCAGTCATCATTGCAACGGGAGCCACCGCCAAGAGAATGCACGTTACTGGGGAAGATACTTACTGGCAACGAGGAATCTCTGCGTGCGCCGTCTGCGACGGCGCACTTCCTATTTATCGAAACAAAGAACTCGTCGTCGTTGGCGGTGGAGATTCCGCAGTGGAAGAAGCGTCTCACCTCACAAAGTTCGCTTCTAAAGTCTACCTGGTTCACCGAAGGGATTCTTTGCGTGCTTCAAAGATTATGCAAAAAAGAGCCACTACTCATCCGAAGATCGAGATCCTCTGGAATTCTCAAGTAGAAGAAGCCAAAGGCGATGGAAAGAATCTAACCTCTCTCACTTTGCAGGATACCGTTAACGGACAAAAAAAGGAACTCGCGGTCGGTGGTCTTTTTTACGCGATCGGACACAAACCGAATACGGACATCTTTGAAGGGATCTTAGATCTAGACGAAAGCGGTTATATCAAAACCATTCCTGGAACGACCAAAACGAGCATTGAAGGAGTTTTTGCCGCAGGCGACGTTCAAGACAAAGTCTATCGTCAAGCAGTTTCCGCGGCCGGCTCCGGCTGTATGGCGGCGCTCGACGCAGAACGTTGGTTGGAATCCAACGAAGAATAA